DNA from Luteolibacter yonseiensis:
TGGTTCGGCCCGGAGGAAAACAACGGGTATTGGAATCCCAGACGTCCGTAGCTTTCCGCAGCCCGTTGTCTCACAGGCATTCGATTTTGAAGAGCCAGCACAAGAATGGTCCCAAAACGAGGACACGCTTTCCCGTGTTTGTCGCAACTTCGATCCGATACGTGCCCGAGCCTTCGACATCAGGCGGAGAGCCGCCCGGCGTCGCAACCGGATGCCATGAACGCCCTGCGACCGAGCGTTTCAATACCACCAGTCCCGCGAAAAGGATGGTGACATCCAAAGCGGGGCCGCTGGAGTGCAGGGCCAGCCTTGTGAAGAAGCATGCCGATAGCAGGACCGCCGATACGGCAGCGTGGGCAACGACCGCCAAATCGGTGACAGCAGCCAGCCAAGGATGATCGGGCCACGTTGTGCCGGCGAGGGCCGATGCGACAACCAACAGGGCGAAAAAAAACATCAGTGGCCCGGCAATGCGCCAAAAGGGTGGTCGGAAATCCCTGTCGATCGCTTCCATGGTTTTTTTTCAATCGTTTTCAAAACAGCGGCGAGCCCGGAAAAAACACCCGTTGAATGAACCACGCGCTTCCCATGAGGGCGATCACGGCCGAGCCGATGATCCGCACCTGCAGCAGGTATTTTTTCAGAGGCCGGATGAGAATGAAAGCGACCGCCAGAATGGCGATCTGGGCCAGCTCCACTCCTAGGTTGAAGCCCAGCAACGGTCCGACCAACCCGCTTCCGGAGATTCCCTTGAGCTTTTCCGCGAGGATGCCCGCATAGCTGAGCCCGTGGAGCAGGCCGAAGCAGAAGACGAAAATGAGCCGTTGCTTTCCGAGCTGGCGCTTCAGCAGCAGGTTTTCGACACCTATCCAAGCGATGCTCAGCGCGACGAGATGCTCGATCCACACTTCCGGGAAACGAACGAATCCGAAGATCGACAGCGCGAGTGTGATCGAGTGGGCGAGGGTGAACAACAGCGATTGCCGTACCAGCGGTTTCCACTGCGGGGCCAGTAGGAACAGGCCCAGGATGAACAGCACGTGGTCCCACCATATCACGTGCCGGAATCCGGATTCCAGGAATCCGCCCGCTACCGGTTTCTCAATGGGCGCGGCGGCACCCGATGACTCCTGTTTGAGCAGCATCAGGCTGCTACCGGGAAGCGTGCTGATGATCTGGGGATTTTCGGATTCCTCCGTTTCCTCGATCAGGATGATCAGCTCCGTCTCCTGCTCCCCGGCCCAGTGGATGCGCAGTTCTCCCGCGCCGGGGAGGGGATCGATCAGCAGCCGTGTGGTGAGGAGCGCGATGTCGCCCGCCTCCTCGGGCAGTTCGAACGGCTGCTTTTCAAAATCCGGGAACTCGATCCTCCAGGCGACGTCTTTCCCGGCGAAGGTGAAGCGCAGCAGTTTGCGCAGCGTGTTTTCCGTCTCCTTGCGGATGCGGGCCAGTTCCTCCGGCGGTGATTTCATGACAGCCTCCCGGCTCAGGGGCAGGCCATCGGGGATCACCCGCGTTTCCGGCAGCATGTAGGCGATGTCCATTTCCCCCAACAGCCGCCATTCGTGATCGAGTTTCAAAAACTCCAGTTCCACCGACGCCACCTGATGGGCCCGGACCGAAGGCAGGAGGCTGGCAAGGAAGAGCAGGCAGGCGAAAAGTCGGGCGAATCTCATGCGTGGGAAAACTTGTGGCGAGATGTAGGGCGGAGGTCCGGATTTGACCACCACGAACCAAGGATGTCTTGTTACGCGGTTTTTTTCAGGTGAAATTTCCGGAAACTCGCCGCTTTACAAGGCCGGGAGTGCCCCCCATAGTCCCGCGCCCATGACTTTTCTTGCGATCAACTGGCTCAATATTAGCATCGATCTCCTGCTGGTGATCTTCGTGATCGTCTGCTTGCTGATGACCTTGGTCATCCTCATGCAGCGTCCGAAACAGGAAGGTCTCGGTGCCGCGTTCGGCGGTGGCGTGACGGACCAGGTGTTCGGTGCCCGCACGACGAACGTCCTGCAGCGCGGCACGGTGTATCTGGGATCGCTCTTCTTCATTCTCAGTCTGGTGCTTGCGGTCTTGATCGGTCAGAAAAACAAGACCATCAGCACCGTCACGGCCGCGGACACCGCACCGAAGACCGTGGAAGTGAAGCCTGCGGAGCCTGCCGCTCCGAAGTCGCTGGAGGCGGAGCTTCCTCCTGCCGACCCTGCTCCGGTTGAAACCCCGGCTCCTGCGGAGGTGCCTGCCGATGCCTCGGTTCCCGCTCCGGAATCCGCACCTGCCGCTCCTGAACAAGTCGTCCCACCTGCCGAACCGGCACCTGCGGACGCGACGGTCGCTCCGGAAGACAAACCGAAGGAGCAGTAACGCTCTTTCACCAGCGTGAACGAAGCCCATTTGGAAAATGCCGATGCTCCGGTGTGGGCTCGCGAGGATGCGTTTCCAGAGGCTCCCGCCGGTTGGGGCTGGGTTGATGTCAAATCACGGGTTTCGTGCGATTCGCTGGAAGCGCTGACCGAGGCGATCCGTGATGATCACGATGGCAGTCTGGCGCTGGTCTGGACACCGGACCATCCGCGGATGATGTTGGCGGAAGAACTCAAGGGCATGGGCGACGCATTGCGCACCGCCCGGTCCCGCTGGGTGAGGGAGGATATGGATGACGCGGGTTACAAGCTGCGCTGGTTTGGCACTGCCTTGGTCGGGTTCAGCCTTTATTCCTTTTACGGAGGCTTCCAATACGCCGGACGGCTTGCGGCCCAGTCGGGCGTGGTTCCGGACATGGGTTCCAAGCTGGCATTCGCCACACGCGCCATGCTTGGTTCCACGTCGTCCGGACTCGCCTTGCTGATGTTCGTGATCTTCGCGTTCATTCCGTGGTATCAGGCCCGCAAGCGTTCCAAACAACTTGGCCGCTGGACCGAAAAAGGCATCGCCGATGCCGCTCCCACGATCCGTTTCGAAACATGGCTGGCGTGGCAGAAGGCGCCGCTTACCAAGGTGTTCCTGATTCTCATCTCGCTGGTCGCTTTGGCACAGATCCTCGTGCAGTTCAAAAGCGATGGCATCGGCACTTTCATGCACTTCGGTGGCACGGCCGCCGCAGGGCTTCAGAAACAGACCTATCTGGAAGGGGATTGGTGGCGGCTGTTCACCGCACCATTCCTCCACGGAAACATCGTCCATTTCCTGATGAATGCCGCGGGCCTGTTGTACCTGGGAAAACGTCTGGAAGTCTTCGCCCGCTGGCCCCACCTGCCTCTGGTTTTCCTGTTCAGCGCCTGCATCGGTGGCGAGGCATCCGCCCGGTTTGTGGATGCTCCCTCCGTAGGTGCTTCGGGCGGACTGATGGGCTGGCTTGGTTTCCTGATGGTTTTCGAAACACTTCACAAGCAACTCGTTCCGCTGCGTGCGAGACGGAGGTTGGCGGCCGGTGTCTTGCTGACGGCGCTCATCGGAGTCATCGGTTACCGCTACATCGACAATGCCGCGCATGCGGGAGGCCTTCTCGCGGGCATGATCTATGGTGTCATCGTGTTTCCTTCCACCGCCTCGGCGCGCCGCCCGCGTTCCACCGTGACGGACCGCATCGCGGGTGGTGCCGCGATGGTCGTGCTTGTCGCATCCGCCCTACTCGCCGCCGCGAGAGTCCTCGCCGGCTGAACCCTGTGGCATCGGCTGAAAACCCGGTGGGTTTCCGCAACCCCGTCGTCCGCTTTACGGTTGGCATTCCGGGATCACGCACCGATAGTGGCCCGCATCGTTCCCGCCCGCATCAGAACCTTTTCCCAAAATCCATGTTCCGCACGACCTGCGCCCTGTTGGCCCTGACCGCATCCCTTCCGGCCGCCACCCGGATTTTCCAGACCTTCGAAGGGGATGGTTTCGACACTTGGAAAACCGAGGGAGCGGCGTTCGGCCTGGCTCCTGTCGCTGGAAAAACGGACGACATGGAAAAGCCGTTCACCGCCTACTCGAACGACAGTTTCGCCTCCTCCACCCATGGCGGCACCTCCGAGAAGGGCGCATTGGTTTCTCCGGAGTTCACCATCGCGGAACCCTACATCACCTTCCTCATCGCCGGTGGAAACTCCGCCGGAAAAACCGCAGCGCAGCTCGTCATCGACGGCAAGGTGGTGCGGGAATCCGTCGGAAAACAGAACCTGCGTTTCACGTCCGCCCTGTGGGATGTCACCGAGCTCAAGGGAAGCAAGGCTGTCATCCGTCTGGTGGACGATGACGACGACGCGGGCTGGGGATTCATCGCCATCGACCAGATCGTCCTGACCGACTATCCCAACTACAAGTTTCCTCCCACGACCCGCGAGGGCAAGGCGTTCGTAGAAGGCCTTGAGGCCACCGATGTCGTCGCCGGGGCGAACATCCCGATCGGCAGCACGCTGAAGGTGGAAGCCACTTACAAGGACCAGCAGGTCACATCGCCCACGGCGCTCACGTTCGATGACCAGGGCCGTATCTACCTTTCGGAAACGCACCGGTTCCGCGAAGGGATCGAGGACGACCGGGACAATCTCTATTGGTATCTCGACGACCTCGCCGCGAAAAAGACCAGCGACCGCCGCGCGCTTCACGAGAAGTGGAAGGAAAAACTTCCCATCGAAAAACTAACGAAAAAAACCGAGATCGTCCGCCGCCTTGCGGATACGGACGGGGATGGGAAGATCGACGAGTCCAAGGTCTTCGCCGATGGTTTCAATGACGTGTTGGATGGCACCGCCGCAGGGGTTTTCTATTACGAAGGCAGCCTTTATTTCGCCTGCATCCCGAAAATCTATCAACTCCGCGACACGGATGGCGATGGAAAGGCGGACGCGCGTGATGTCGTGGCGGATGGCTTCGGCGTACGGGTTTCCCTGTCGGGTCATGACCTGAACGGGTTCACCCTCGGTGGGGACGGCCGCATTTACGGCACCGTGGGCGACCGCGGGATGAGCCTGCTCACCAAGGAGGGCAAGGCCTATGACTATCCGAACGAGGGCGCCGCGTTCCGCTTCGAGCCGGATGGCACGGGTTTCGAATTGTTCCACACCGGACTGCGGAATCCCAAGGAGATCGCCTTCGACGCTCTGGGGAATGCCTTCAGCGTGGATAACAACTCCGACCAGGGGGATGCCGCGCGTGTGGTCTATCTGGTGGAGGGCGGGGATTCCGGCTGGCAGATGGAGCATCAGGCGATGCACACGTTCCACCGCCAGATCGGTCTGAAGGACCACCCTCCGAGCCGTTGGATGGATGAGAAAATGTGGGAGCTCCAGAATCCGTCGCAACCGGCCTATATTCTTCCGCCAAGCGCCCATCTGACCTCCGGGCCCTCGGGCCTCACCGCGAATCCGGGTGCCGGATTCCTGGAGGGGGAGGCGGGACGTTTCCTCATTGCCGACTACCGGGGAGGAAGCGCGAACTCCGGCATCTGGTCCTTCGAGATGAAACCGAAGGGCGCGGGCATGGAAATGACCGACTCGCGCCAGTTCCTGTGGGGAGTGGCCGCCACCGATGTGGAGTATTCCTGGGACGGCAAGGTTTACATCAGTGACTTCATCACCGGATGGGCGTCTCATGAGGACGGACGCCTGCTTTCCCTGGATGCCGGCGAAAACACATGGCTGGCAGCGGATGCCGCCGGTGCGGCGAAGATCATGAAGGAAGGCTTCGAGCAACGCAGTTCCGCGGTGCTGGCGAATCTCCTGAAGCATCCGGACGCCCGCATCCGCCTGCGGGCTCATCTCGCGCTGACCCGCAAGCCGGACGGTGTCACGCGCCTCGTCGAAGCGGCGGACTCCTCGAATTTCATGGTCCGCATCCACGCCATCCAAGGGCTGGGTGTCATTTCACGCCGCGGGGCGGCCTTGCTGCCGAAGAGCGAATTCGCCACCATTCCGGACGCGAAAAATGGTAAAACCGCGGACGATAAGCTGACCGCGCTCCTCGCTGACAAGAATGCGGAGATCCGCGCCCAGGCGTTGCGCGCGCTTGCGGATTCAAAATCCGATCCGAACGGCATTCCTCTGGGACCCCTGCTCGGGGATGAATCGCCGCGGGTCCGCTTCTTCGCCGCGATGCTGGCCGGAAAGCGCAAGATGATCGGCTACTACGGACCGATCTGCGATCTGCTGGCGGAAAATGACAACCGAGATGTCTACCTTCGCCATGCCTGTATTTTCGCGCTCCAGCAACTGGCCACGAAGCCCACCCTTCTCGTCGGACTGGCCGAACACGAGTCCGCAGCCGTCCGGCTTGCGGCGGTGGTCGCGCTGCGCCGCATCAAGAGTCCCTTGATCTCCAACTTCATCAGTGACGCGGATCCGAAAGTCGCGGATGAGGCCATCCGCGCGATCTGTGATCTGGACATGGTTTCCATCCGTCCCGAAGTGGCCGGGTTGCTGGACAATCCCGCCTCCCGTCAATGGACGCCGTTCATGTTGCGCCGTCTTGTCCACAACTCCTACCGGCTGGGAACTCCGGAAGATGCCGTCCGGGTGCTCAAGGTCGCGGCGGATGCGTCGATGCCACAAATCGTCCGGCTGGAAGCCTTGCGGCTGTTGGAAATCTGGACCGATCCATTTCCCGTTGACCAGCTGACGGGCCATTGGAATCCATTGGAAAAACGCGAACTTTCCACCATCCAGCCCGCCCTGCTGGAAGCCTTGCCGGGCCTTCTGAAACAAGACGGTCCGGTGCTCACCGCCGCTCTCGGACTGGTGAAGCATTATAAACTCGAGGTCCCCGGACTTGATGACAACGCCCTGCGCGGGTTGATCAAAAACGGAAAACTGCCTGCCGAAGCCCGGGCCGTCGCGCTGGATCTGCTCATCCGGCACAAGCCCGGGAACCTTGATGGTTTTCTGACGGAAATCACGGCGGACCCGTCCGATGAGGTGGTTCTCACCGCCCTGGACGCCATGGCGAAACTCTCGCCGGAGAAATCGCTGCCTGCTTTGGAAGCCGCCGCGAATTCCAGCAGCGCCCCACGTGCCCAGAAAACATGGAACATACTCGCAGGTGTCCCGGGTGAGGCCGTGGATGCCATTTTCATCAAGCAGCTCGAAGCCCTGCGTGCCGCGAACGGCATCTCGCCGGCGGCCATCGAACTCACCGCCGCGGCGAAAAAACGCAAGGCCGGGCCGGTGAGGGAAGCGCTCGCCGCCCTTGAGAAATCCCTGGCGGAAAACAGCGACCCCCTTGCCAAGTGGAACAGTTCGCTTGAAGGCGGAGATCCGGAGAACGGCGCGGCCCTCTTCGCCTCGCACCCGGCCAGCGAGTGCAAGCGTTGCCACCGTGCGGAGGAAGGTCACACCACCGGTGGCGAAACCGCCCCGAACCTGGTCGGTATCGCGAACCGCCACAAGGACCGCCGTTATTTCCTCGAGTCCATGATCAACCCTGCGGCGGTCATCGCTCCGGGCTTTGGCGCGGTGCTGGTGGATTTCAAGAACGGCGCGAGCCTGACAGGCAATCTCATCGCGGACACACCGGAGCATCTCGACATCGATGCGGCGGGAAAAGCCGTTCGGATCAACCGCGCCGACATCGCCACCGTCACCACTCCCGCCTCGCCGATGCCTCCGATGGGCGGCTTGCTGAAGCCGGAGGAACTGCGCGACGTCATCGCCTGGCTCGCCAGCCTCGACAAGGGTGGTGAGCTGCCGAAACCGGCGGCTCCGGTCCCGCTGGATCCGGCCTCATTGCTCGTTCCTGCTTCTGCCGACAAAAGCACCTCCGCTGTCGATCCCGTCCTGATGAAACTCGGCCAGCAGCAGTTCATGGTCTGCGGTGCCTGCCATGGCCAGAGTGGCGAAGGCACCGCCGCCGGTCCGCCGCTGGCAGGTTCCGAGTGGGTGACTGGACCGGAGGAAAACCTCATCCGCATCCAGCTACGCGGCTTGCACGGACCGATCAAGGTGAAGGGTCAGGAATACAATTTCCCCGCAGGCATGGCCGCTCTCGCTTACCAGACCGACGAGCAGATCGCAGCCGTGCTCACCTATGTGAGAAACTCTTTTGGCAACTCCGCTCCGGTGGTGAATGCTTCCGCGGTGACCGCACTCAGGGGTGAGGTCGGCAAGCCACCGCTGGTGGCGGCGGACCTGGTGGCTCCTTCTGTTCCACAGGACGCATCCCCTACCACCTCCAAGGAGGTGTCCGGAAAATATGACAATCTTTCCAAGGAAGGTTTTCCAGGCAAATGGATCTTCGCGGCCGCCGCGGTGATCGGGTTGGCGGGACTCGGGTTGTTCCTGAAGAAGAAATGATATCAGGGTGTCGCCAGTTCCACCTCCAGCCGGATGAACAGTTTGGAACCTTCATCCTGCCCGCCGCCGGGTGCGGGTAGCGGGATGCCGAGCCAGCCATTCTCCAACGGTGGAATGGTGCTCGTTTGTGAATCGAACAACACGGTTGGCCATGTGGTCAGATCGTTCGTTCCTTTGACACGCCAGATGAGGTCGGGCTTCGTCGCATCATAGCGGAAGCGGAAATCATGGTTTCCGCCGTTTTTCAGCAACTCCGGCAGCAGCCCGGCCACCGGATCATACGGTCCGACCCCCAGAGCGTAACGGATCAGGTTTTCCACGCCATCACCCGAGGGATTCGCCTGGGGTCCGGAAATGTTGTCATCCGCGAGGTCCGCCGGATTGGGGAACGAGGCGATCCGCCAGTTCGCATAGCGTTCCGGAAGCTCCCTGCCTTCGACCGTCAGGTTGTCGAAGCGGTTGTTGCCCGCCGTGCCGCCGCCGGCTTGCTGGAAGGTGACGCGCACGGCGAAGGCGGGATTGTTGTCTGTGTCAGGCAGGTTGCGGAAATCGAGAACCTTCACTTCCGGAACGCCGTCCGCGATCGCGAATGTTTCGAAGGGAACATAGTTCGTTCCGTCCAAGGTGTAGGAAACGGTCTGTGTGCCCGCGCCTTGGCCGGACCGGCGGGTCTCATAACGCAGGATGATGTCTTCGAATCCGGTCGTGGGCGCCTTGATGTCAACTGTTTGACCGATCGGAAGGTTCACTCTCAGGTGGGAGCCTGCGGCGTTGCCGAGGCGGGAGTTTGCCGCCGCGAAGTCCTGGCCCGTTCCGGACTCCCAGGTACCGCTGACGGTGATGGCGCCGCCGCCGCTGGTGCGGGTGGGCGTGAGCAGGGGAGCGGGGGTGTTGAAATTCCAGTAATGGACGAGCTGGACGGCCGGGGCGGTCGCGGCGAACTGCACGGGCAAGGACCAATGTCCCCAGTTCCCGGTGGCGTCCTTGTGCCGGACGCGCACGCGGTAGGTTTTTCCAGCTTCCGCCATACCCAACGGAATGCTGAAAGCGCCGGGAGCGGTTGTCAGGGGGGCGGATGTGGCCAGTGCCTCGATTTCGTATTTGCATGGCTTGCTTGAATCGTAACCCGGAATGCCCGGTGCCGAGATTTCGGCGATGCGCCACTGCCATGCGGCGAAGGTGCCGGATCCCTGCGGATCGGAGAACGCGCCCGAGGTGAAATCCAGACCGCTGGTCGGGAAACCGGGATCGCCGGTGGCGGTGAGGGTGGGAGTGTTTGGGTAATCGTTGTTCGGCGCGGTGCCCGGCTCGACGTTCGCATTCGCATAGCCGCCATAAAGGGATTCCCATTCGAGATACTTGTAGCCGTAGCCTTTCTGGCGGTTCACGTCCGGGTCGTTTCCTCCGCCCGCGGTGTAGGTTGCCTTGCGGACCCACGGCGCGGCGCCCGCAGGGTAGGTGTTCGTGGAAAAATCGACGAACCATTTGATACGGTTCGGGAAGTCCGAAAAACCGTCGCCATCGGGATCCGCCAGAGTCCGTATCCATGAGCCGGTGCTGACGGTGCCGTCGAGTCCGCCGCGGCTGTCGGTCATGTTCGCGCGGTAGAAATTTCCGGAATGCCCGCCGGTCGTGCGGGGATTGAGATTCCACACCGCCGCATCGAGATTCGCCCATGTCACGGTCTGCCCCGTCGGGTTCACCAGCGAGGCATACTCGTGGAGAAGCTGGCCGATCTGTCCGCCGTCGGCTGCTCCGTCCGACGCGAGCAGGTCCATCAGTTCCCGGCAGCGGTTCCGGTATTCCCGCGCCAGCGCCGGATGCCGCATGATGGCGAGGATGCTGGTGGGCTGGCCGGCGACGGTCACGCCATCCATCGTACCACCCCAATGGTGGGCGGGGATGAACTGCATGTCGAAGTCATAGCCGAGGATCTCCCACTTGTTGTCGCTACTGCGATGGTAGTAGCGGTAGTTGTCTCCGGGACGGACATCCACGTTCCCGATCAGGCGGTTGATGGCCATGAAGGTGTAGAGTTTGTCGAGATCCATGTTCGCCCGGTACCATGCCTCGGTCTGTCCGCCGGCCGCCAGGCTGTTGCGGAAGGTGATCCAGTCCGAGGAATCGACAGGCTGTCCCTCGCCCTGATGCTTCTTGTCACCACCACCGCCTTCGATGGAGTAGACATTCCCGTCCGGCAGATTCCGTTCGTCCAGGAAGTTTCCTTCGGTGGGTTCGATGGCGAGGTAGAGGCCCCACAGGTCGCCGGTGTATTGATCGGCGGGCGAGGTTTCAACCGCATCGTCGATCACCCGCCAATGCACGTAGTGGGTGCGGAAATTGGTGTTTCCGGCAAGTTCGAAGATCCGGGCCGATGACGCTTCCTCGACACCGGCGGCTCCCCGGTTCACCGGTGCCCAGGGGGCGGCGTTCGCGTTCAGAATGAGGTTGTTCCACGTTTCCGCGTATTTCCTTCCCCAGTTGTCGCGTGCCACGAGATCACGCGTGCGGTTGAAGAAGATGTTCCACTTGTTCTTCCCCGCCTGATAGGTCGAACCGATGCCCCGGTTCTTGAATTCGATGTGGTCATAGACGATGCCGTCGTAAACGATGGTGCCGCGGAAACGCATGCCGTTGTATCCGCCGGAGTATTGCGAGTTATTGACGTCGGTCGCATCCGCGATGAGCTGGTAGGTCCGCACGTTCGGCAAACCGGAGACCGGATAGGTCACCGTGGGTGCGCCGGGACGGATGGTGCCTGTCCAGGCAGGCACTCCATTGTAAACAAAGTAGGCGAAGTTCGGCTGCTCGTCATCGGTATAGGGGACGGTCTGCGGATTTCCAAGGCTGTCGGCGAAGCTGATCCTGTAGCGGACGAGGCGGCGGTGCGTTTGCAGGGAGGCGGGAAGGACGGCGGTGAAATTCGAATCGCCCGCAACGGCGTCGCCGTTGGTTCCATTGTCCACCATCGGCACGCTCGTCCAATTCGTCAGATAGTTGGAGTCCGTCAGCCGGATGTAGCCTCCGGGATCCACCAGCTGATAGGAAAGCGAAACAGCGCCCATTCCGTCCGGATCGGTGATGCGGGCGGTGACGGTGACTGGCACGTTGGCAACGGGTTGCTGCGGCGTGTGGGCCACCTGGCGGATCTGGGGTGGAACAAGGGGAGTGGTGATCCGCGAGGAGTTCGCCGCGCCCGGAGTGGGGGCCGTGTCATTGGGGACGGCTGGTTTGAACAGACCGGCATCGAAGAAATAGTCGCTGCTGCCGGTGCTTTCGTTGAGCGAGTGGACGCACAGCACGTTGGTGCCTCCGCGCAGGATGTTCTCTCCATTGACCACGGTATTGAAGGTGAATGTCTCCCACTCCGTGGCGGGGTGCCCATCTATCGAGCCACTGTAATTGTAGGGAATCTGTCCGGACGGGGCGGTTACGCTTCGCGCCACTTCCACTCCATTGATCCATGCGACGAACGCGTCGTCGTGACGGATACTGAGGCTGATCCGGGTCGGAAGGTTCGACGCCATCGTGAAATTCTTCCGATAGTAAACTGTGCGGTGCACGTTCCGCATGGCATTGCCGGCATTCAGATTGGTGGCGATGGTGTAGGAACCGCCATAGCCGAAGGGCGCGGTGGAGGAGCTCCATGCCGCGTCATTGTAGCCGAAGTCGCGCCAAGCCGCCACCGGAGCGGACGCCTCGGCGGTGCCGCGTTTGTATTTCCAACCGCCGGACGAGGGAGAAATATAGGAAACCTCCGCCGTGCCAGGGGAATTGGATGAACGCCATGATCCGCCGACATCGTTGTCCAAAGCGGCGTTGACGAGTTCCATCGACGAGCCGGCGCCATCGGCCGAGGTCGGCCACGGGAATCCTTGTTGATAGGATACCGTGTCCTTGAGGTTGTTGGAAGCGTCACGCAGTTCGATGGTTTCCCCGCTGTTGGAAAGTTTGCCGCCATAGGGGCCGAGGGCGGAGACTCCGTACTTCGCCAGTAGGGTGGCGGGATCTTGGGCGATGACAATGTAGCCGCCGGGATTGAGCGTGGTCCCCGAGGGGAAGGTGAAGGTGATGCCGTCGGCAAGCTTCCAGTTCGCCAGGTCCACCGCCGAGTCGCCTGGATTATGCAGTTCGACGAATTCCAATGGAATGGGGCCGAGGGTGGCATCGTCGTCAGGATGGTAGTGGATTTCATTGATGACCGGCGTGGAGTTCACCAGAGAGGTGGTGGCGAAGGTGTCGGACGAGTCCGCCCATGCGGTGCCCGCCCCATTGATGGCGCGGCAGCGGAAATAATAGGTGGTGTTGGTGGTGAGTCCGGCGACAAAACGGGTGAAATTTCCCCCATCCACCCCCACCGCCGCGGAATGGGTCCACGATGCGGGATCGGTCCCTCCGTCGGTGAGGCCGTAGAAAATGGTGATGTCCGGAGGATCGTTGCCATCATCCGTCACCTCGCCGCGCAGGGTGGCGGTCGTGCCGGTGATGCCGGTGGGAGCCGCGTTTTCCACTTGGGCGGACGTGATGGACAGAGTGGTGAACGTGGAGGTGTTGGACGCCCACGAACCGCCGCCCGAATTCGCGGCGAAAGCCCTGAAAAAATACGGTGTGGCGACCTGCAGTCCGGTGGCGGTGCCTTTGCCGGAACTGTCGATGGAACCCGGAGGAATGGAAGCCTGCCAATCGCCAGGAGTATCGCCTCCGTCGGTGGTCCCGTAGTAAATTGTGATTGCCGGAGAT
Protein-coding regions in this window:
- a CDS encoding HupE/UreJ family protein, translated to MRFARLFACLLFLASLLPSVRAHQVASVELEFLKLDHEWRLLGEMDIAYMLPETRVIPDGLPLSREAVMKSPPEELARIRKETENTLRKLLRFTFAGKDVAWRIEFPDFEKQPFELPEEAGDIALLTTRLLIDPLPGAGELRIHWAGEQETELIILIEETEESENPQIISTLPGSSLMLLKQESSGAAAPIEKPVAGGFLESGFRHVIWWDHVLFILGLFLLAPQWKPLVRQSLLFTLAHSITLALSIFGFVRFPEVWIEHLVALSIAWIGVENLLLKRQLGKQRLIFVFCFGLLHGLSYAGILAEKLKGISGSGLVGPLLGFNLGVELAQIAILAVAFILIRPLKKYLLQVRIIGSAVIALMGSAWFIQRVFFPGSPLF
- the secG gene encoding preprotein translocase subunit SecG — its product is MTFLAINWLNISIDLLLVIFVIVCLLMTLVILMQRPKQEGLGAAFGGGVTDQVFGARTTNVLQRGTVYLGSLFFILSLVLAVLIGQKNKTISTVTAADTAPKTVEVKPAEPAAPKSLEAELPPADPAPVETPAPAEVPADASVPAPESAPAAPEQVVPPAEPAPADATVAPEDKPKEQ
- a CDS encoding rhomboid family intramembrane serine protease; protein product: MNEAHLENADAPVWAREDAFPEAPAGWGWVDVKSRVSCDSLEALTEAIRDDHDGSLALVWTPDHPRMMLAEELKGMGDALRTARSRWVREDMDDAGYKLRWFGTALVGFSLYSFYGGFQYAGRLAAQSGVVPDMGSKLAFATRAMLGSTSSGLALLMFVIFAFIPWYQARKRSKQLGRWTEKGIADAAPTIRFETWLAWQKAPLTKVFLILISLVALAQILVQFKSDGIGTFMHFGGTAAAGLQKQTYLEGDWWRLFTAPFLHGNIVHFLMNAAGLLYLGKRLEVFARWPHLPLVFLFSACIGGEASARFVDAPSVGASGGLMGWLGFLMVFETLHKQLVPLRARRRLAAGVLLTALIGVIGYRYIDNAAHAGGLLAGMIYGVIVFPSTASARRPRSTVTDRIAGGAAMVVLVASALLAAARVLAG
- a CDS encoding DUF7133 domain-containing protein; translated protein: MFRTTCALLALTASLPAATRIFQTFEGDGFDTWKTEGAAFGLAPVAGKTDDMEKPFTAYSNDSFASSTHGGTSEKGALVSPEFTIAEPYITFLIAGGNSAGKTAAQLVIDGKVVRESVGKQNLRFTSALWDVTELKGSKAVIRLVDDDDDAGWGFIAIDQIVLTDYPNYKFPPTTREGKAFVEGLEATDVVAGANIPIGSTLKVEATYKDQQVTSPTALTFDDQGRIYLSETHRFREGIEDDRDNLYWYLDDLAAKKTSDRRALHEKWKEKLPIEKLTKKTEIVRRLADTDGDGKIDESKVFADGFNDVLDGTAAGVFYYEGSLYFACIPKIYQLRDTDGDGKADARDVVADGFGVRVSLSGHDLNGFTLGGDGRIYGTVGDRGMSLLTKEGKAYDYPNEGAAFRFEPDGTGFELFHTGLRNPKEIAFDALGNAFSVDNNSDQGDAARVVYLVEGGDSGWQMEHQAMHTFHRQIGLKDHPPSRWMDEKMWELQNPSQPAYILPPSAHLTSGPSGLTANPGAGFLEGEAGRFLIADYRGGSANSGIWSFEMKPKGAGMEMTDSRQFLWGVAATDVEYSWDGKVYISDFITGWASHEDGRLLSLDAGENTWLAADAAGAAKIMKEGFEQRSSAVLANLLKHPDARIRLRAHLALTRKPDGVTRLVEAADSSNFMVRIHAIQGLGVISRRGAALLPKSEFATIPDAKNGKTADDKLTALLADKNAEIRAQALRALADSKSDPNGIPLGPLLGDESPRVRFFAAMLAGKRKMIGYYGPICDLLAENDNRDVYLRHACIFALQQLATKPTLLVGLAEHESAAVRLAAVVALRRIKSPLISNFISDADPKVADEAIRAICDLDMVSIRPEVAGLLDNPASRQWTPFMLRRLVHNSYRLGTPEDAVRVLKVAADASMPQIVRLEALRLLEIWTDPFPVDQLTGHWNPLEKRELSTIQPALLEALPGLLKQDGPVLTAALGLVKHYKLEVPGLDDNALRGLIKNGKLPAEARAVALDLLIRHKPGNLDGFLTEITADPSDEVVLTALDAMAKLSPEKSLPALEAAANSSSAPRAQKTWNILAGVPGEAVDAIFIKQLEALRAANGISPAAIELTAAAKKRKAGPVREALAALEKSLAENSDPLAKWNSSLEGGDPENGAALFASHPASECKRCHRAEEGHTTGGETAPNLVGIANRHKDRRYFLESMINPAAVIAPGFGAVLVDFKNGASLTGNLIADTPEHLDIDAAGKAVRINRADIATVTTPASPMPPMGGLLKPEELRDVIAWLASLDKGGELPKPAAPVPLDPASLLVPASADKSTSAVDPVLMKLGQQQFMVCGACHGQSGEGTAAGPPLAGSEWVTGPEENLIRIQLRGLHGPIKVKGQEYNFPAGMAALAYQTDEQIAAVLTYVRNSFGNSAPVVNASAVTALRGEVGKPPLVAADLVAPSVPQDASPTTSKEVSGKYDNLSKEGFPGKWIFAAAAVIGLAGLGLFLKKK